The Lactuca sativa cultivar Salinas chromosome 2, Lsat_Salinas_v11, whole genome shotgun sequence genome includes a window with the following:
- the LOC111888299 gene encoding probable RNA-binding protein ARP1 isoform X3, which produces MTMMTNAGGVGPFGDTTLTKVFVGGLAWETPKEAMREHFDKYGDILEAVIISDKTTGRSKGYGFVTFKEPESAKKACEDPTPVINGRRANCNLASLGARRPRSLTVVPPPPPPPQPQQQTGPNIIVGPRSAGAITPPPSHVQWYYPPTPTPASPYHHHHHQAAVPYYGYAPATYVATTDVSYNHKLGYTGGAYMNGGHYSHVYPSQATVGAHTLMPMYPMSMYQYHHQSQAMGLPAQFFCAPTSTGPITAVPAILSKPTPTPVCLAVE; this is translated from the exons ATGACAATGATGACCAATGCCGGAGGAGTAGGGCCCTTTGGCGACACGACGTTGACCAAAGTCTTCGTCGGAGGATTAGCATGGGAGACTCCCAAGGAGGCCATGAGAGAGCACTTCGACAAATATGGCGACATTCTCGAAGCTGTCATTATCTCCGACAAAACAACCGGCCGATCCAAAGGCTATGGCTTC GTGACATTTAAGGAACCGGAATCCGCTAAGAAAGCTTGCGAGGATCCGACGCCGGTGATTAACGGCCGCCGTGCGAACTGTAACCTCGCTTCCCTCGGCGCACGCCGCCCGAGATCGCTAACCGTGGTGccaccgccgccaccaccaccacagcCGCAGCAGCAAAccg GGCCTAATATAATTGTGGGACCAAGATCTGCCGGGGCGATCACACCACCTCCGAGCCACGTGCAGTGGTACTATCCACCAACGCCAACACCGGCATCTCcgtaccaccaccaccaccaccaggcCGCCGTTCCTTATTACGGATATGCTCCGGCGACATACGTCGCTACAACTGATGTCAGTTACAATCAT AAATTAGGGTATACAGGTGGGGCCTACATGAATGGAGGGCACTACTCGCATGTGTATCCCAGTCAGGCTACGGTGGGTGCGCACACATTGATGCCAATGTACCCTATGAGTATGTATCAATACCATCATCAATCACAGGCAATGGGCCTACCGGCCCAATTCTTTTGTGCCCCGACATCCACTGGCCCAATCACTGCTGTTCCTGCTATTCTTTCAAAGCCCACACCAACTCCAG TTTGTTTGGCTGTTGAATAG
- the LOC111888299 gene encoding probable RNA-binding protein ARP1 isoform X2, producing MTMMTNAGGVGPFGDTTLTKVFVGGLAWETPKEAMREHFDKYGDILEAVIISDKTTGRSKGYGFVTFKEPESAKKACEDPTPVINGRRANCNLASLGARRPRSLTVVPPPPPPPQPQQQTGPNIIVGPRSAGAITPPPSHVQWYYPPTPTPASPYHHHHHQAAVPYYGYAPATYVATTDVSYNHKLGYTGGAYMNGGHYSHVYPSQATVGAHTLMPMYPMSMYQYHHQSQAMGLPAQFFCAPTSTGPITAVPAILSKPTPTPVGMWQDHMVER from the exons ATGACAATGATGACCAATGCCGGAGGAGTAGGGCCCTTTGGCGACACGACGTTGACCAAAGTCTTCGTCGGAGGATTAGCATGGGAGACTCCCAAGGAGGCCATGAGAGAGCACTTCGACAAATATGGCGACATTCTCGAAGCTGTCATTATCTCCGACAAAACAACCGGCCGATCCAAAGGCTATGGCTTC GTGACATTTAAGGAACCGGAATCCGCTAAGAAAGCTTGCGAGGATCCGACGCCGGTGATTAACGGCCGCCGTGCGAACTGTAACCTCGCTTCCCTCGGCGCACGCCGCCCGAGATCGCTAACCGTGGTGccaccgccgccaccaccaccacagcCGCAGCAGCAAAccg GGCCTAATATAATTGTGGGACCAAGATCTGCCGGGGCGATCACACCACCTCCGAGCCACGTGCAGTGGTACTATCCACCAACGCCAACACCGGCATCTCcgtaccaccaccaccaccaccaggcCGCCGTTCCTTATTACGGATATGCTCCGGCGACATACGTCGCTACAACTGATGTCAGTTACAATCAT AAATTAGGGTATACAGGTGGGGCCTACATGAATGGAGGGCACTACTCGCATGTGTATCCCAGTCAGGCTACGGTGGGTGCGCACACATTGATGCCAATGTACCCTATGAGTATGTATCAATACCATCATCAATCACAGGCAATGGGCCTACCGGCCCAATTCTTTTGTGCCCCGACATCCACTGGCCCAATCACTGCTGTTCCTGCTATTCTTTCAAAGCCCACACCAACTCCAG TTGGGATGTGGCAGGATCACATGGTTGAAAGATGA
- the LOC111888299 gene encoding probable RNA-binding protein ARP1 isoform X1 translates to MTMMTNAGGVGPFGDTTLTKVFVGGLAWETPKEAMREHFDKYGDILEAVIISDKTTGRSKGYGFVTFKEPESAKKACEDPTPVINGRRANCNLASLGARRPRSLTVVPPPPPPPQPQQQTGPNIIVGPRSAGAITPPPSHVQWYYPPTPTPASPYHHHHHQAAVPYYGYAPATYVATTDVSYNHKLGYTGGAYMNGGHYSHVYPSQATVGAHTLMPMYPMSMYQYHHQSQAMGLPAQFFCAPTSTGPITAVPAILSKPTPTPGTVGGRKGSFGKVG, encoded by the exons ATGACAATGATGACCAATGCCGGAGGAGTAGGGCCCTTTGGCGACACGACGTTGACCAAAGTCTTCGTCGGAGGATTAGCATGGGAGACTCCCAAGGAGGCCATGAGAGAGCACTTCGACAAATATGGCGACATTCTCGAAGCTGTCATTATCTCCGACAAAACAACCGGCCGATCCAAAGGCTATGGCTTC GTGACATTTAAGGAACCGGAATCCGCTAAGAAAGCTTGCGAGGATCCGACGCCGGTGATTAACGGCCGCCGTGCGAACTGTAACCTCGCTTCCCTCGGCGCACGCCGCCCGAGATCGCTAACCGTGGTGccaccgccgccaccaccaccacagcCGCAGCAGCAAAccg GGCCTAATATAATTGTGGGACCAAGATCTGCCGGGGCGATCACACCACCTCCGAGCCACGTGCAGTGGTACTATCCACCAACGCCAACACCGGCATCTCcgtaccaccaccaccaccaccaggcCGCCGTTCCTTATTACGGATATGCTCCGGCGACATACGTCGCTACAACTGATGTCAGTTACAATCAT AAATTAGGGTATACAGGTGGGGCCTACATGAATGGAGGGCACTACTCGCATGTGTATCCCAGTCAGGCTACGGTGGGTGCGCACACATTGATGCCAATGTACCCTATGAGTATGTATCAATACCATCATCAATCACAGGCAATGGGCCTACCGGCCCAATTCTTTTGTGCCCCGACATCCACTGGCCCAATCACTGCTGTTCCTGCTATTCTTTCAAAGCCCACACCAACTCCAG GTACAGTTGGGGGAAGAAAAGGAAGCTTTGGGAAAGTTGGCTAA